One window of the Periophthalmus magnuspinnatus isolate fPerMag1 chromosome 17, fPerMag1.2.pri, whole genome shotgun sequence genome contains the following:
- the LOC117384940 gene encoding spindlin-Z-like, with the protein MSKKRARKRSSGELSESSASTLSPDPDNLLGRRIQHTWREKGNVTKWKGTVLERLTVNSSLYMVKYDGFDCVYGIELFKDGRVSNLQVLTEKVVNNKIKVPPGAEELVGRAVEHLFEKEDGEKNEWRGMVLSRAPIMTHWYYITYEKDPVLYMYQLWDDYKDGDLRVLPESENKHLLPADRKPGEEPESLVGKQVEYVTDNGLKRTGLVIYQVPAKPTVYYIKYDDDVHIHVYDLVKTT; encoded by the exons ATGTCGAAAAAACGGGCCAG AAAGCGTAGCAGTGGCGAGCTGAGTGAGAGCTCAGCTTCGACTCTGAGCCCAGACCCGGACAACCTCCTGGGTCGCAGAATCCAACACACCTGGAGAGAAAAGGGCAACGTGACCAAGTGGAAGGGCACTGTGCTTGAGCGGCTTACAGTCAACAGTTCTCTCTACATGGTGAAATACGATGGCTTTGACTGTGTCTATGGCATCGAGTTGTTTAAAGATGGACGTGTATCAAACCTGCAGGTGCTTACAGAAAAAGTTG TGAACAATAAAATCAAGGTACCACCTGGGGCAGAGGAGCTGGTGGGTCGCGCTGTAGAGCATCTGTTTGAGAAGGAGGATGGTGAAAAGAACGAATGGAGAGGAATGGTTCTGTCCAGAGCACCTATCATGACTCACTGGTATTACATCACCTATGAGAAGGACCCAGTGCTGTACATGTACCAACTCTGGGACGATTACAAGGATGGAGATCTGCGTGTGCTACCAGAATCCG aaaataAGCATTTGCTTCCAGCAGACAGGAAACCTGGGGAGGAGCCAGAGAGCCTTGTGGGTAAACAGGTGGAGTATGTCACAGATAACGGTCTGAAGAGGACCGGTTTGGTGATCTACCAAGTTCCTGCCAAACCTACAGTGTACTACATCAAATATGATGATGACGTACATATCCACGTCTACGACCTGGTGAAGACCACCTAA
- the LOC117384927 gene encoding fizzy-related protein homolog: MDQDYESRLLRQINIQNENASPVKVVRALTPTSSPLSSPSKHGDRFIPSRAGANWSVNFHRINEIEKSHNQNRKTKDGTTDSSKADGLAYSALLKNELLGAGIEKVQDPQSEDRRLLPSSPAKRSLFSYSVSTKRALSEEDGNTVSPYSLSPVSSNSQKLLRSPRKPTRKISKIPFKVLDAPELQDDFYLNLVDWSSLNVLSVGLGTCVYLWSACTSQVTRLCDLSVEGDSVTSVGWSERGNLVAVGTHKGYVQIWDAAAGKKLSVLEGHTARVGALAWNADQLSSGSRDRVILQRDIRAPPLQSERRLQGHRQEVCGLKWSTDHQLLASGGNDNKLLVWNHSSVLPVQQYTEHLAAVKAIAWSPHQHGLLASGGGTADRCIRFWNTLTGQPLQCTDTGSQVCNLAWSKHTNELVSTHGYSQNQILVWKYPSLTQVAKLTGHSYRVLYLAMSPDGEAIVTGAGDETLRFWNVFSKMRSTKESVSVLNLFTRIR; encoded by the exons ATGGATCAAGACTATGAGAGCAGACTGCTTAGGCAGATCAACATCCAAAATGAGAATGCCAGCCCTGTT AAAGTTGTGCGAGCTTTGACACCCACCAGCTCCCCCCTGTCCTCTCCGAGCAAGCATGGTGATCGGTTCATTCCCTCCCGGGCAGGAGCCAACTGGAGTGTCAACTTTCACCGCATCAAT GAAATTGAAAAGTCACacaatcaaaacagaaaaaccAAAGATGGCACAACAGACAGCAGCAAAG CAGATGGCCTGGCTTACTCCGCTCTTCTTAAAAATGAGCTGCTTGGGGCTGGTATAGAAAAGGTTCAGGACCCTCAGTCAGAAGATCGCCGTTTATTGCCATCTAGTCCCGCCAAAAGAAGCCTTTTTAGC TATTCTGTAAGTACAAAAAGGGCTTTGTCTGAAGAAGATGGAAATACTGTGTCTCcatattctctctctccagtcAGTAGCAACAG TCAGAAACTGTTGCGCTCACCAAGAAAACCTACGCGCAAAATCTCTAAAATTCCGTTCAAAGTTCTGGATGCTCCTGAACTTCAAGATGATTTCTACCTCAATCTAGTAGACTGGTCTTCTCTAAATGTGCTGAGTGTTGGTCTAGGTACCTGTGTTTATTTGTGGAGTGCGTGCACCAGCCAG GTGACACGTCTATGTGATCTTTCTGTGGAAGGAGATTCAGTAACATCGGTCGGCTGGTCTGAAAGG GGTAATCTGGTGGCAGTGGGTACACATAAAGGTTATGTGCAAATCTGGGATGCTGCAGCTGGAAAAAAATTGTCTGTACTAGAAGGACACACTGCAAGAGTGG GTGCACTGGCATGGAATGCAGACCAGCTGTCATCTGGAAGTCGTGATCGAGTGATTTTACAGCGAGACATCCGAGCTCCACCTCTTCAATCAGAGCGACGCCTCCAAGGACATCGGCAGGAAGTGTGTGGGCTCAAGTGGAGTACTGACCATCAGCTCCTCGCCTCCGGTGGAAATGATAACAAG CTGCTGGTGTGGAATCACTCAAGTGTCCTCCCAGTCCAGCAGTACACTGAGCACCTGGCTGCAGTTAAAGCTATTGCATGGTCTCCACACCAACATGGGCTGCTAGCCTCTGGAGGTGGCACTGCAGACCGCTGCATCCGCTTCTGGAACACGCTGACTGGGCAGCCGCTTCAGTGTACCGACACTGGCTCTCAGGTCTGCAATCTGGCCTGGTCCAAGCATACTAATGAACTG GTTAGCACTCATGGATATTCACAAAACCAGATTTTGGTGTGGAAATATCCTTCTCTTACACAAGTGGCCAAACTAACAGGGCATTCATACAGGGTACTCTATCTG GCTATGTCCCCTGATGGTGAGGCAATAGTGACCGGAGCAGGGGATGAAACACTTCGATTTTGGAAtgtttttagtaaaatgagaTCAACAAAG gagtctgtgtctgtgctgaACCTCTTCACTAGGATTCGGTAG